Proteins co-encoded in one Ictalurus punctatus breed USDA103 chromosome 18, Coco_2.0, whole genome shotgun sequence genomic window:
- the hnrnph1l gene encoding heterogeneous nuclear ribonucleoprotein H1, like, with amino-acid sequence MAEDEGFVVRVRGLPWSCSVDEVARFFSDCKVANNGTSIHFTYTREGRPSGEAFVELESEDELKIALKKDRETMGHRYVEVFKSNNVEMDWVLKHTGPNGPETEGDGLVRLRGLPFGCSKEEIVQFFSGLEIVPNGITLPVDYMWRSTGEAFVQFASQEIAEKALKKHKERIGHRYIEIFKSSRAEVRTHYEPPRKGMSMQRPSPYDRPSGGGRGYNSMSRGGSFDRSRRGGYGGGMSDGHYRDGGSNFSSTTGHCVHMRGLPYRATENDIYTFFSPLNPVRVHIEVGPDGRVTGEADVEFATHEDAVAAMSKDKANMQHRYVELFLNSTERGSNGGYGGHMGGMGNQSSYGHGGQNMGGGYGGGYNSQSSMGGYNDYGNQSSSYYGGSRGSMGMNGGMSMGGGWSM; translated from the exons ATGGCTGAAGATGAGGGATTTGTGGTGAGAGTTCGGGGGCTGCCCTGGTCCTGCTCCGTGGATGAAGTGGCCAGATTCTTTTCTG ATTGTAAAGTTGCTAATAATGGGACGAGCATCCACTTCACCTATACTCGAGAAGGCAGACCAAGCGGAGAGGCGTTTGTGGAGTTGGAGTCAGAGGATGAACTAAAGATTGCTCtcaaaaaagacagagaaacaatgGGACATAGATATGTGGAAG TATTTAAATCCAATAACGTGGAGATGGACTGGGTTCTTAAGCACACTGGCCCAAATGGtccagagacagaaggagacggACTGGTGCGACTGCGTGGCCTGCCTTTTGGCTGTAGCAAGGAGGAGATTGTGCAGTTCTTCTCAG GGTTGGAAATCGTGCCAAATGGGATAACATTGCCGGTGGACTACATGTGGAGGAGTACGGGGGAGGCCTTCGTGCAGTTTGCTTCACAGGAAATAGCTGAAAAGGCTCTAAAGAAACACAAGGAAAGAATAGGGCACAG GTACATTGAGATCTTCAAGAGCAGCCGTGCTGAAGTACGCACTCATTACGAGCCTCCTCGTAAAGGCATGAGCatgcagagacccagcccgtACGACAGGCCCAGTGGGGGCGGCCGTGGATATAACAGCATGAGCAGAGGAGGTTCCTTCGACAGGTCACGACGTGGAGGATATGGAGGAG GAATGTCAGATGGACACTACCGAGATGGTGGTTCCAACTTCTCGAGCACAACTGGCCACTGTGTGCACATGAGAGGGCTGCCATACCGTGCCACAGAAAATGACATCTACACT TTCTTCTCTCCTCTGAACCCCGTGCGTGTGCACATTGAGGTGGGTCCAGACGGGCGCGTGACCGGAGAAGCTGATGTGGAGTTCGCCACGCATGAGGACGCTGTGGCTGCCATGTCCAAGGATAAGGCCAATATGC AGCATCGTTACGTCGAGCTTTTCTTAAACTCAACAGAAAGGGGCAGTAATGGAGGGTATGGAGGCCACATGGGAGGCATGG GCAATCAGTCGTCCTATGGCCATGGTGGTCAGAATATGGGAGGTGGCTATGGTGGAGGCTATAATAGCCAGTCCAGTATGGGGGGATACAATGACTATG GTAACCAAAGCAGCAGTTATTACGGTGGCAGTCGTGGCTCCATGGGCATGAACGGTGGCATGAGCATGGGTGGAGGCTGGAgcatgtga
- the ecscr gene encoding endothelial cell-specific chemotaxis regulator isoform X2 encodes MPVTDESSVTENPVNTTNMNVTQQTGDGAKPTQTPDNGLTMLAFGVMSFILILIIVMVILVTAVNFRGQCANTKEEGVKNYVSVISEGHISNMGEKESIMLVSMRTINTDTDTDSLRISSIYSAALDNEDQ; translated from the exons ATGCCTG TGACTGACGAAAGTTCAGTAACTGAAAACCCAGTAAATACAACTAATATGAATGTAACACAACAAACAG GTGATGGTGCTAAACCAACACAGACGCCAGACAACGGGCTCACAATGTTAGCCTTTG GTGTGATGAGCTTCATTCTCATTTTGATCATTGTTATGGTGATCTTGGTAACAGCTGTTAACTTCAGAGGACAGTGCGCTAATACAAAGGAAGAGG GTGTCAAAAACTACGTCTCTGTGATATCAGAAGG TCATATAAGCAACATGGGAGAGAAGGAAAGCATCATGCTTGTCTCCATGAGGACAATAAACACAGACACTG ACACAGATTCACTGCGGATCTCCTCCATTTACAGTGCAGCACTGGACAACGAAGACCAATAG
- the ecscr gene encoding endothelial cell-specific chemotaxis regulator isoform X1, with protein sequence MALLLYRFIVLCMSVSLVAVTDESSVTENPVNTTNMNVTQQTGDGAKPTQTPDNGLTMLAFGVMSFILILIIVMVILVTAVNFRGQCANTKEEGVKNYVSVISEGHISNMGEKESIMLVSMRTINTDTDTDSLRISSIYSAALDNEDQ encoded by the exons ATGGCTCTACTCTTATATCGTTTTATTGTCCTCTGTATGTCTGTATCGCTTGTTGCAG TGACTGACGAAAGTTCAGTAACTGAAAACCCAGTAAATACAACTAATATGAATGTAACACAACAAACAG GTGATGGTGCTAAACCAACACAGACGCCAGACAACGGGCTCACAATGTTAGCCTTTG GTGTGATGAGCTTCATTCTCATTTTGATCATTGTTATGGTGATCTTGGTAACAGCTGTTAACTTCAGAGGACAGTGCGCTAATACAAAGGAAGAGG GTGTCAAAAACTACGTCTCTGTGATATCAGAAGG TCATATAAGCAACATGGGAGAGAAGGAAAGCATCATGCTTGTCTCCATGAGGACAATAAACACAGACACTG ACACAGATTCACTGCGGATCTCCTCCATTTACAGTGCAGCACTGGACAACGAAGACCAATAG
- the hbegfb gene encoding heparin-binding EGF-like growth factor b — MNSFRLGLVFLHYVVFLQLSGCASQDQSTNPAVTAGKLLHTLSEVHTPNNDTEMEEHLLDSNEDYISAEYEDDYPKVAFSTKPKVSSSTAMKGQGKGRARKKNPCQRSRYRNYCIHGVCWYLADLNLTSCICEAGYSGERCHLFILTVSKEVEGNSHTTALAIIAAVLSLMCLTIIGILLALRCQKKSDSSVEEKIRLQPLHSSDEKVKDTSQWLSGHDSYHLETSCQH; from the exons ATGAACAGCTTTCGACTCGGACTTGTTTTCCTTCATTATGTTG TTTTCCTCCAGCTAAGTGGCTGCGCGTCCCAGGATCAGAGTACAAACCCTGCAGTGACGGCAGGGAAACTTCTGCACACTCTGTCTGAAGTGCACACTCCAAACAATGACACCGAAATGGAAGAACACCTTCTGGACAGTAATGAAGACTACATCTCTGCGGAATATGAGGACGACTATCCCAAAG TTGCATTTTCCACAAAGCCTAAAGTTTCCTCATCGACCGCAATGAAAGGTCAAGGGAAAGGCAGAGCTAGGAAGAAGAACCCTTGCCAGAGATCAAGATACAGAAATTATTGCATTCATGGCGTTTGCTGGTACCTGGCAGATCTAAATCTTACCTCTTGCAT atGTGAGGCAGGATACTCGGGTGAGAGGTGCCACCTGTTCATCCTGACTGTTAGCAAAGAAGTTGAAGGCAACAGTCACACCACAGCTCTGGCTATAATTGCAGCAGTTCTGTCCTTAATGTGTCTCACCATCATTGGCATTTTACTGGCCTTAAG ATGTCAAAAAAAGAGTGACAGTAGTGTGGAGGAGAAGATCAGACTTCAGCCACTGCATAGTAGTGACGAAAAAGTAAA AGACACAAGCCAATGGCTCAGTGGACATGACAGCTACCACCTGGAGACATCCTGTCAACACTGA
- the dnajc18 gene encoding dnaJ homolog subfamily C member 18 isoform X1, protein MPGFGFDKEESDRLIEKAKLCLRSGQKEKALQMLYEAQKIYPSTRARVLIDAIVKNGSAAAPETERTYTPPPGWRNMDEDIPGRRQHQRYSAGDAGEAPRDDKNSYTEEQRQGVLRIQRCKDFYEILGVPKDASDEDLKKAYRKLALRFHPDKNCAPGATDAFKAIGNAYAVLSNPEKRQQYDEYGEQGAAETASHSSAQPRYTHTRHRTFNRDFEADISPEELFNMFFGGRFPTGNIHVYTNRGASYSNFYQPRRRRVYERREEEVQENRSQNTFTAFLQLLPVLVLILISVITQLMATNPPYSLFYKPSMGLVVSRETQHMGVQYYVDKSFEKEYHGVALDELEKTIESDYIDHLQSSCWKEKQQKSDLANLGQLYRDERLKQKAETMKLDHCEKLHRFVGRQRGN, encoded by the exons ATGCCTGGGTTTGGATTTGATAAAGAAGAATCGGACAGACTGATAGAGAAAGCAAAGCTATGTCTAAGATCGGGGCAGAAAGAGAAAGCCCTGCAGATGTTATATGAAGCACAGAAAATATATCCCAGCACCCGAGCCCGAG TCCTCATTGATGCTATTGTGAAGAATGGGAGTGCAGCCGCCCCAGAAACTGAGCGTACATACACACCGCCGCCTGGGTGGAGGAACATGGACGAGGACATCCCCGGCCGGCGGCAGCACCAGCGTTACAGCGCAGGAGACGCGGGTGAGGCACCCAGAGATGACAAGAACAGCTATACTGAAGAACAGAGGCAGGGAGTCCTAAG GATACAGAGATGTAAGGATTTCTATGAGATTCTGGGTGTGCCAAAGGATGCCAGTGATGAGGATCTGAAAAAGGCGTACCGCAAACTTGCACTACGCTTTCACCCAGACAAGAACTGTGCTCCTGGAGCAACTGATGCTTTCAAAG CTATTGGTAATGCCTACGCAGTGCTGAGTAACCCAGAGAAGAGGCAGCAGTATGATGAATATGGAGAACAGGGTGCCGCAGAGACAGCTAGTCACTCCTCAGCCCAGCCTCGTTACACTCACACACGCCACCGAACCTTCAACAGGGACTTTGAAGCCGACATCTCACCAGAAGAGCTCTTCAACATGTTCTTTGGTGGCAGGTTTCCAACAG GAAACATTCATGTATACACAAACAGAGGAGCTTCCTATTCCAATTTCTACCAGCCACGCAGACGGCGTGTGTACGAGAGACGGGAGGAGGAAGTACAGGAGAACCGCAGCCAG AATACATTCACAGCCTTCCTGCAGCTTCTGCCTGTTCTGGTGCTCATCCTCATCTCTGTAATAACCCAGCTGATGGCCACTAACCCCCCTTACAGCCTCTTCTACAAACC GTCCATGGGTTTGGTGGTGTCCAGGGAGACACAGCACATGGGTGTACAGTATTATGTGGATAAGAGCTTTGAGAAGGAATATCATGGGGTGGCTCTGGATGAGCTGGAGAAGACCATTGAGAGTGATTACATAGACCATCTACAGAGCAGCTGCTGGAAAGAGAAGCAACAGA AGTCGGACCTAGCTAACCTGGGTCAGCTTTATCGTGACGAGCGGCTGAAGCAGAAAGCCGAGACCATGAAGCTAGACCACTGCGAGAAGCTGCACCGCTTTGTGGGCCGTCAGAGGGGCAACTAA
- the dnajc18 gene encoding dnaJ homolog subfamily C member 18 isoform X2 encodes MDEDIPGRRQHQRYSAGDAGEAPRDDKNSYTEEQRQGVLRIQRCKDFYEILGVPKDASDEDLKKAYRKLALRFHPDKNCAPGATDAFKAIGNAYAVLSNPEKRQQYDEYGEQGAAETASHSSAQPRYTHTRHRTFNRDFEADISPEELFNMFFGGRFPTGNIHVYTNRGASYSNFYQPRRRRVYERREEEVQENRSQNTFTAFLQLLPVLVLILISVITQLMATNPPYSLFYKPSMGLVVSRETQHMGVQYYVDKSFEKEYHGVALDELEKTIESDYIDHLQSSCWKEKQQKSDLANLGQLYRDERLKQKAETMKLDHCEKLHRFVGRQRGN; translated from the exons ATGGACGAGGACATCCCCGGCCGGCGGCAGCACCAGCGTTACAGCGCAGGAGACGCGGGTGAGGCACCCAGAGATGACAAGAACAGCTATACTGAAGAACAGAGGCAGGGAGTCCTAAG GATACAGAGATGTAAGGATTTCTATGAGATTCTGGGTGTGCCAAAGGATGCCAGTGATGAGGATCTGAAAAAGGCGTACCGCAAACTTGCACTACGCTTTCACCCAGACAAGAACTGTGCTCCTGGAGCAACTGATGCTTTCAAAG CTATTGGTAATGCCTACGCAGTGCTGAGTAACCCAGAGAAGAGGCAGCAGTATGATGAATATGGAGAACAGGGTGCCGCAGAGACAGCTAGTCACTCCTCAGCCCAGCCTCGTTACACTCACACACGCCACCGAACCTTCAACAGGGACTTTGAAGCCGACATCTCACCAGAAGAGCTCTTCAACATGTTCTTTGGTGGCAGGTTTCCAACAG GAAACATTCATGTATACACAAACAGAGGAGCTTCCTATTCCAATTTCTACCAGCCACGCAGACGGCGTGTGTACGAGAGACGGGAGGAGGAAGTACAGGAGAACCGCAGCCAG AATACATTCACAGCCTTCCTGCAGCTTCTGCCTGTTCTGGTGCTCATCCTCATCTCTGTAATAACCCAGCTGATGGCCACTAACCCCCCTTACAGCCTCTTCTACAAACC GTCCATGGGTTTGGTGGTGTCCAGGGAGACACAGCACATGGGTGTACAGTATTATGTGGATAAGAGCTTTGAGAAGGAATATCATGGGGTGGCTCTGGATGAGCTGGAGAAGACCATTGAGAGTGATTACATAGACCATCTACAGAGCAGCTGCTGGAAAGAGAAGCAACAGA AGTCGGACCTAGCTAACCTGGGTCAGCTTTATCGTGACGAGCGGCTGAAGCAGAAAGCCGAGACCATGAAGCTAGACCACTGCGAGAAGCTGCACCGCTTTGTGGGCCGTCAGAGGGGCAACTAA